The following proteins are co-located in the Palaemon carinicauda isolate YSFRI2023 chromosome 3, ASM3689809v2, whole genome shotgun sequence genome:
- the LOC137636723 gene encoding uncharacterized protein, whose protein sequence is LCEAVGEQLVTIPSSKNIDDVAVHQHSVEIEGRSRDLEGHVPGNGDNLTDTDSDSDIFAIKSAPEGASQVTEITEDKGLPPQDEPRIPYTVESLFPVEDGVNEELGNLKEINIAVSVHRDDESVDGATEERDMDIEVNKVSDIEDDLKNYDKGSDVMPKGQWNIDLDTVGKLKLIRGKSNKEKRKEEKMNGKDRLSKKKKK, encoded by the coding sequence ttatgcgaagcagtaggagaacaactagtgaccattccctcatccaagaatattgatgatgttgctgttcatcaacactCAGTCGAAATAGAAGGTCGATCACGTGACCTAGAGGGTCATGTTCCAGgtaatggtgataatttaacagataccgacagtgatagtgacatctttgcaataaaaagtgcacctgaaggagcttctcaagttaccgaaataactgaggataaggggcttccaccacaagatgaacctcgtattccttacACAGTTGAAAGTCTCTTTCCCGTTGAGGATGGTGTAAATGAAGAACtgggaaatcttaaggaaatcaatatagcggtttcagtgcatagggatgatgaatcagtggatggtgctactgaagaacgtgacatggatatagaggtaaataaagtcagtgatattgaagacgatttgaaaaattatgataaaggctcagacgtgatgccaaaaggccagtggaacatagatttagatactgtaggtaaattaaagttaattagaggaaaatccaataaagaaaaaaggaaggaagaaaaaatgaatggaaaagataggttgtcaaagaaaaagaaaaagtaa